One window of Hymenobacter sp. BRD128 genomic DNA carries:
- a CDS encoding sialate O-acetylesterase, protein MGLLPQDQPAAPAPGGAEHAPTTLYNGMIAPLQPYALKGVIWYQGESNADRAEQYRTLFPALIADWRRHFGQPELPFLFVQLASYMAARPEPGESAWAELREAQALALQVPHTGLATAIDIGEAADIHPHNKQEVGRRLALAAEHIAYGASKLVYSGPVYAGMSPAGAAIKLKFTQLGSGLAVRGDGALQGFAVAGADHKFHWATAKLVGNEVEVQNPAVPQPVAVRYDWADNPSGNLTNREGLPALPFRTDSWPGSTAGRK, encoded by the coding sequence GTGGGCCTGCTGCCGCAAGACCAGCCTGCGGCGCCGGCGCCCGGTGGGGCCGAGCACGCGCCCACCACGCTGTATAATGGCATGATTGCCCCGCTGCAACCCTATGCCCTCAAAGGAGTTATCTGGTACCAGGGGGAGAGCAACGCCGACCGCGCCGAGCAGTACCGCACGCTGTTTCCGGCCCTCATTGCCGACTGGCGGCGCCACTTCGGCCAGCCCGAGCTGCCTTTTCTATTCGTGCAATTGGCCAGCTACATGGCCGCCCGGCCCGAGCCTGGCGAATCGGCCTGGGCCGAGCTGCGCGAGGCGCAGGCCCTGGCCTTGCAGGTGCCGCACACGGGGCTGGCCACCGCCATCGACATCGGCGAGGCTGCCGACATTCACCCCCACAACAAGCAAGAGGTGGGCCGCCGCCTGGCCCTGGCCGCCGAGCACATAGCCTATGGCGCTAGCAAGCTGGTATACAGCGGCCCCGTTTATGCCGGTATGAGCCCGGCTGGGGCAGCCATTAAACTGAAATTCACCCAGCTAGGGTCCGGCCTGGCGGTGCGGGGCGACGGCGCTTTGCAGGGCTTTGCCGTGGCGGGTGCCGACCATAAATTTCACTGGGCTACCGCTAAGCTAGTGGGCAACGAGGTAGAGGTGCAAAACCCCGCCGTGCCCCAGCCCGTGGCCGTGCGCTACGACTGGGCCGACAACCCCAGTGGCAACCTCACCAACCGCGAAGGCCTGCCGGCCTTGCCTTTCCGCACCGATAGCTGGCCGGGTAGTACGGCTGGTCGCAAATAA
- a CDS encoding beta galactosidase jelly roll domain-containing protein produces MFRKSVILAASLLLVASRAHAAVRLPALVGSHMVLQRARPVPVWGWAAPGEKVSVTFRGKTYPASLPDGSGRWQATLPASPAGGPYTVTVKGQNTITLTDVLVGDVWLASGQSNMQMPVKDHPGGYQPVQHADQEIAAANWPNIRFFTVAQTVAYHPQAEVAGSGWQVCSPATVAQLSAVAYFFGRDLYKKYPVPLGLLVSSWGGTPAESWVSAEGLATFPEFGAQIAGFANKTTSLADDQRAYETRQRELLRNIRQYDKGYLPGGQTWAAPTFDARAWPTLPVPGAWESSPGLATYDGVVWFRKEIDLPASLAGQPLTLALGKIDDADSTYVNGVRVGYASGYDRPRSYPVPAGLLRPGRNVIAVRVVDTGGGGGITGEPAELALRGLAKRCRWPAPGSIRWACCRKTSLRRRRPVGPSTRPPRCIMA; encoded by the coding sequence ATGTTTCGTAAAAGCGTAATTCTTGCCGCTAGCCTCCTGCTGGTCGCGTCGCGTGCCCACGCCGCCGTGCGCCTGCCGGCGCTGGTGGGCTCGCACATGGTGTTGCAGCGGGCGCGGCCGGTACCCGTGTGGGGCTGGGCCGCGCCGGGCGAAAAAGTCAGCGTCACGTTTCGGGGCAAAACCTATCCGGCTAGCTTGCCCGACGGCAGCGGCCGCTGGCAGGCCACGCTGCCCGCCTCGCCCGCCGGCGGGCCGTATACTGTGACGGTAAAAGGGCAGAATACAATAACGTTGACGGATGTGCTAGTGGGCGACGTGTGGCTGGCTTCGGGCCAGTCGAACATGCAAATGCCGGTGAAGGACCACCCCGGCGGCTACCAGCCGGTGCAGCACGCCGACCAGGAAATCGCCGCCGCCAACTGGCCCAATATTCGTTTTTTTACCGTTGCTCAAACCGTGGCCTACCACCCGCAGGCCGAGGTGGCGGGCAGCGGCTGGCAGGTGTGCAGCCCCGCCACGGTGGCGCAGCTCTCGGCCGTGGCCTATTTCTTCGGCCGCGATTTGTACAAAAAATACCCGGTGCCGCTGGGCCTGCTCGTGAGCAGCTGGGGCGGCACGCCCGCCGAAAGCTGGGTGAGCGCCGAGGGGCTAGCCACCTTCCCCGAGTTTGGGGCGCAAATAGCCGGCTTCGCCAACAAAACCACCAGCCTCGCCGACGACCAGCGCGCCTACGAAACCCGGCAGCGCGAGCTGCTGCGCAACATCCGGCAGTACGACAAAGGCTACCTGCCAGGTGGCCAGACCTGGGCCGCGCCCACCTTCGACGCCCGTGCCTGGCCCACCCTGCCGGTGCCCGGCGCGTGGGAAAGTTCGCCGGGGCTAGCCACCTACGACGGCGTGGTGTGGTTTCGGAAGGAAATCGACCTGCCCGCTAGCCTGGCCGGCCAGCCGCTCACGCTAGCGCTGGGCAAGATTGACGACGCCGACAGCACCTACGTAAACGGCGTGCGCGTGGGCTACGCCAGCGGCTACGACCGCCCGCGCAGCTACCCGGTGCCCGCCGGGCTGCTGCGGCCGGGCCGCAACGTCATTGCCGTGCGCGTGGTCGATACCGGCGGCGGGGGCGGTATTACCGGCGAGCCAGCCGAGCTGGCCCTGCGCGGGCTAGCCAAACGCTGCCGCTGGCCGGCCCCTGGCAGTATCAGGTGGGCCTGCTGCCGCAAGACCAGCCTGCGGCGCCGGCGCCCGGTGGGGCCGAGCACGCGCCCACCACGCTGTATAATGGCATGA
- a CDS encoding sugar MFS transporter, with product MAAPIISSPAAATGPALSAGPAPRYTSALSAVTTLFFLWGFITCLNDILIPYLKAIFQLSFAQANFINLCFFGAYFLMSIPAGKLVARVGYKRGMLLGFAVAAVGAFLFYPAAAQRVYGLFLGALFVLASGITILQVAANPYVAILGPARSASARLTLTQAFNSLGTFLAPLLGSALILSRLPKLNTAASAASIDVTAVQMPYLIIGTALLLISLLLSRVNLPQIVPPTEAAGTTVDADSTRAWHYRNLVFGVVGIFAYVGAEVSIGSHLVSYLALPDVMGLDPKSAGDRVALYWGAAMVGRFAGAYLLNKFSPAKLLAFNAVCAVALVLISINTTGAIAMWALLAVGLMNSIMWPVIFPLALAGLGRHTEEGSGLLCTAVVGGALVPLLFGVVADHSGLRAALLLPMLCYAYIVWYGLRGSRRPAAAVTPPMTFV from the coding sequence ATGGCTGCTCCTATCATCTCTTCGCCGGCCGCCGCTACCGGCCCGGCTTTGTCGGCTGGCCCGGCCCCGCGCTACACCTCGGCCCTGAGCGCCGTCACGACGCTCTTCTTTCTGTGGGGCTTCATCACCTGCCTCAACGATATCCTGATTCCTTACCTCAAGGCCATTTTTCAGCTGTCTTTTGCACAGGCCAACTTCATCAATCTGTGCTTTTTCGGGGCTTATTTTCTGATGAGCATTCCGGCGGGCAAGCTGGTGGCGCGGGTGGGCTACAAGCGCGGCATGCTGCTGGGCTTCGCGGTGGCGGCGGTGGGGGCTTTTCTGTTTTATCCGGCGGCGGCGCAGCGCGTGTACGGGCTGTTTTTGGGGGCGCTGTTCGTGCTGGCCTCGGGCATCACCATTTTGCAGGTGGCGGCCAATCCGTACGTAGCCATTCTGGGGCCGGCGCGGTCGGCCTCGGCGCGCCTCACGCTCACGCAGGCCTTTAACTCGCTCGGTACTTTCCTGGCGCCGCTATTGGGTAGTGCGCTCATTCTGAGCCGCCTGCCCAAGCTCAACACGGCGGCCAGCGCCGCCAGCATCGACGTGACGGCGGTGCAGATGCCTTACCTCATTATCGGCACCGCGCTGCTGCTCATCAGCCTGCTCCTGAGCCGGGTAAACCTACCCCAGATTGTGCCGCCCACCGAAGCCGCCGGCACCACCGTAGATGCCGACTCGACCCGCGCCTGGCACTACCGCAACCTGGTGTTTGGCGTGGTCGGCATTTTTGCCTACGTAGGAGCCGAGGTGTCTATTGGCTCTCACCTCGTTAGCTACCTGGCTCTGCCCGATGTCATGGGCCTCGACCCCAAGTCGGCCGGTGACCGGGTGGCACTGTACTGGGGCGCCGCTATGGTAGGCCGCTTTGCCGGAGCGTATCTGCTCAATAAATTCTCACCGGCCAAGCTCCTGGCTTTTAATGCCGTTTGCGCCGTGGCGCTGGTGCTTATTTCGATTAATACCACGGGTGCTATCGCCATGTGGGCCCTGCTGGCGGTGGGCCTGATGAACTCGATTATGTGGCCCGTCATTTTTCCGCTGGCCCTGGCCGGGCTGGGCCGCCACACCGAAGAAGGCTCGGGCCTGCTGTGCACCGCCGTGGTGGGCGGCGCACTAGTGCCACTGCTGTTTGGGGTAGTGGCCGACCACAGCGGGCTGCGCGCTGCCCTGCTGCTGCCCATGCTCTGCTACGCCTACATCGTGTGGTATGGCCTGCGCGGCAGCCGCCGGCCGGCCGCGGCGGTTACGCCGCCGATGACCTTCGTGTAG
- a CDS encoding GDSL-type esterase/lipase family protein: protein MAEIGCGKGEWYDQHNAYQAYGPRTARALGAEWQLTAESGIGLVHSCCNKPNLMPQEFGTTDLRVGGRPWDVRRYQPDLVTICLGQNDGVQDSVQFCGAYLAFLKTLRADYPRARLVCLTSPMADARLTAVLRRYLTGVVAAARAGGEPNIDAFFFARSYTSGCGAHPSLAEQELIGNELTAYLKQTLHW from the coding sequence ATGGCCGAAATTGGCTGTGGCAAAGGCGAGTGGTACGACCAGCACAATGCCTACCAGGCCTACGGCCCGCGCACCGCCCGCGCCCTGGGCGCCGAGTGGCAGCTCACCGCCGAGTCGGGCATTGGGCTGGTACACAGTTGCTGCAACAAGCCTAATCTGATGCCCCAGGAATTTGGTACCACAGACCTGCGCGTGGGCGGCCGGCCCTGGGACGTGCGCCGCTACCAGCCCGACCTGGTCACTATTTGCCTAGGCCAGAATGATGGTGTGCAGGACTCGGTGCAGTTTTGCGGGGCCTACCTGGCGTTTCTCAAAACGCTGCGCGCCGACTACCCGCGCGCCCGCCTGGTGTGCCTCACCAGCCCCATGGCCGATGCCCGCCTCACGGCCGTGCTGCGGCGCTACCTCACGGGCGTAGTGGCGGCCGCCCGAGCCGGCGGCGAGCCGAATATCGACGCCTTTTTCTTTGCCCGCAGCTATACCAGCGGCTGCGGCGCCCACCCCAGCCTAGCCGAGCAGGAGCTGATTGGTAATGAGCTGACAGCCTACCTAAAGCAGACACTGCACTGGTAA